The stretch of DNA ACGCGATGTCTCGTAAAAGGCGAGATACGCCGCCCACAGTTCATGCCACGCGGACCGATCCGACGAGATAAGAGGGCGCACAATAAGTGCGTCTGAACCTGTCATTTTTACTGCCTGCCTGCCTTTTAGCATTTTGGATGCGGGCGTTTTCGCCTCTCATCTCGGTCAAGGTATGGAGCAATTCAGGCAAAAGAAAGACTTTTTGTCTTTAAATTCGATGGGTTCCCGGGGCGTGCGCGGATTGTGACCCAAAAGACTCGCCTTTTGGGTCGGGGGCTTACGCAAGTCGCTGTGACGTCAGCGCTGGCCGCGTGCCATGAAGGCCAGCCGCTCGAACAGGTGCACGTCCTGCTCGTTTTTCAAAAGCGCGCCGTGCAGCTTGGGCAGGGCGGAGACGCCGTCGGATTTCAGGTCTTCGGCGCTCATATCCTCGGCCAGAAGCAGCTTGAGCCAGTCGAGCACTTCGGAGGTCGAGGGCTTTTTCTTGAGCCCCTGTTGATCGCGGATTTCGAAAAACTGGGTGAGGGCTGTGGCCAGTAGGCTTTCCTTGATGCCGGGGTGATGCACGGCCACGATTTGCTTCATCGTGTCCATGTCAGGAAAGCGGATGTAGTGGAAGAAACAGCGGCGCAGGAAGGCGTCGGGGAGTTCTTTTTCGTTATTGGAGGTGATGATCACGACGGGGCGCTGACGGGCTTGGATCGTGGCGCCTGTTTCATAAACAAAGAACTCCATCTTATCGAGTTCCTGCAGCAGGTCGTTGGGAAATTCGATGTCGGCCTTGTCGATCTCGTCGATCAGCAGGACCACTTTTTCGTCCGCTTCGAACGCCTCCCAGAGCTTGCCCTTTTTGATGTAGTTGCCGACATCGTGGACCTTGTCCTCGCCCAGCTGGCTGTCGCGCAGGCGGCTGACGGCATCATATTCATACAGGCCTTGCTGCGCGCGCGTGGTGGACTTGATGTTCCACTCGATCAGGCGCAGGCCAAGGCCGCGGGCGACCTGTTTGGCGAGTTCCGTCTTGCCGGTGCCGGGCTCGCCCTTGACCAGCAGAGGCCGTTCAAGTGTGACGGCCGCGTTCACGGCGATGGTCAGGTCGTCGGTTGCGACATAGGCGTCGGTGCCCTGGAATTTCATGTGTCTTCATCCTGTTGCGGCAATCTGTTCATCACGCAGCTTTTAGCCAATCTGGGGCGGGAATGGGTAGTGACAATCCCATGTCCCTCGGATAGACGCTGCGGCAGGGAGCTGGTCGGGGCAAGCACAGGACCAACTGGGGAGCCGTCATGGCCAACGTCAGTCGTATTGAGGGGAATGAAATGAAACAGGAAGTGTTCCTGCCGGATGACTATCGTCCCGCAGAAGACGAGCCGTTCATGAATGACCGGCAGGTTGAGTATTTTCGTCGCAAGTTGCTGAACTGGAAATCGGAATTGGTCGCGGGCAGCCGCGACACGATCGAAGGGCTGCAGGACGGCACGCGCAATATCCCGGACGTGGCGGATCGCGCGTCGGAAGAAACCGACCGCGCTCTGGAACTGCGCACCCGCGACCGGCAGCGCAAACTCGTATCCAAGATCGACGCGGCGCTGCGCCGGATCGACGAGGGCGAGTATGGATATTGCATCGTGACGGGCGAGCCGATTTCGCTGAAACGTCTGGATGCACGTCCCATCGCGACCATGAGCCTGGAGGCGCAGGAGCGTCACGAGCGGCGCGAAAAAGTGCATCGCGACGACTAGGCGTAACGCAGCTTTCGGCGGGTTATTAGGGCGGTGTTTGCCCCAAACTGCGATTTTAGTCCGGAAACGGCGTGTTTTAAGCGCTGTTAGATCACCTGTTTTGAGGGTGTTGTCCGCGGACCGTACGTTTTGGCGGTGAAGCTGCGTATTTTGATCCCCGGCACCGCTTAGGGGTTGGGCAACTATTTTCCTGTCGTTAAACATCTATTACGGGCGGTCAGGCTTGGGTAAGGTTCTGCCCCGAACAGGCGGATTTCGGTGGTCTGGCGCCAAAGATTTTACCCGCGCGTTCGCGGAACAGAGCGGTGCAGAACCCGTATCTCGACTAAAGCGCCGAACCTCACGCCCGAACGCTCAGAACCGGATGTCAAAGCCTGCCTTCAGGCCGTAGTTCTGGCGTGCGCGTCCGCCCAGGCCATCGACGAAGCTGTCGATCTCGAGCGTGCCGCCCGCGTCGGTCACATAGCTGAAGCCGAGGTTGACGCGGCCGTTGCGCTTGCGCTCAACTGGCATGAGGAATGCGCTGTATCCGTAGCGGCGGGTCGAGGTGTCGGACACCGCGCCGCCGCCCTTGATTATGAAACGTGCGCCATTCATATGTCGCATCGTCTGGCGAAAATCCAAACCCACCCTGATGTGCTGCATGCTCAGGCTCTGGCCAATTCGAGCACCGCGTTGGGTGGACGAGACGTCGTCCACGGCGTGTGACACCAGAATGTTCGGGGTCAGTGTCGTGACGTCGTAGCGAAGCTGGCCCGACAGCCGCAGCTGTGCCAAGCCACGCCGAGTGTCAGGTTGCCCGGTGCCTTGCCCGGACAGGCGGATGCCGTCCGACGCTTTGCCGACGAGGAGCCGCCCGTCGAAAAACAGCGGATGGTTGGCATTGCGGGCCAGGAAGTAGGAACCGGCCATTGCGCCCATGCCTTTTCGGTCGGACGTTGCGCCTGCTTGTGCCAGATAGTCCGCCTCGATCATGCCGCCGACGATCAGGGTCGGCGCGACATAGACATGGACGCCCATCGCGCCGAAACCGTATTTGTCCATGCGCAGACCGTCCTCGTCCCATCGCCCGTTCGCGCGGGCCCATAGCCGCCGATCCACGCCGCTGGAAAAGGTCAGTGTGCCCTTGTCGTCCTTTATGTCAGCATTCAACGCGCCGGAGCCTGCGCCCGACAAAAATGGGCTCAGGTCCGGCTGATGGCGGATAAGCCGGTTCATGCGGGCGATCTGAAGCTGGAACATCAGCTGTTCAGTCTTTGCTGCGTCAGCCTGTGCGTGGCCCTCAATCCCGGACCCGCAGATGAGCGCGGCCAGCACGAGCACCGCGTAGCGCAGCGCAGATTTTGTCCGCTTCAGTGATACGGGTTCCGCATGCACAGCTGTCTGAGCGTAGGTCTTGTTCATCACAAAAGCGCCTGGAACAGAGAGATCGGTGTGGACGACAGCGGCCTGATTAAGGGTGGGTCTTCAGGTGGCCGATATCCGCCTATGTACACACGCTGGGATTGATCTGCCAGCCGAAAGACGGGTCGAAGCCCCGTGCATAAGGCTCATTTATTATGTCAGTTCGTAACAGCGCGGACAGCGGGTGTGCCCTATGGCTCGCCCGCCCGCCCGTGTCTCAAGGGTGGACTACCCGTTGGCCCGTGTCAGCATCCCGAATAGGTCGCGTGGGTCGTCGGGGTCGGCCAGTAGGTCGAGCGGGTGGAAGAAGGGTGTGCCGGTGATCCGGTCTCGGACGTATCGGAGGGCGGAAAAATCTTCGATCGCAAAGCCGACACTGTCGAAGATGGTGATTTGTTTGTCGGATGTGCGACCCGGCGCCTGGCCGGCGAGCACTTGCCAGACTTCGGTGACCGGGTGGTCGTCGGCCAGTTGCTGGATGTCGCCCTCGATCCGTGTTTGCGGCGGGTATTCGACGAAGATGTCGCCGCGTTTGAGTATTTCAGGGGCGGTTTCGGTCTTACCAGGGCAGTCGCCGCCGATGGCGTTGATGTGCACGCCACTGCCGACCATGTTGTCGGTCAGGATCGTGGCAAGCGCCTTGTCCGCCGTGCAGGTGGTGAGGATCTGGGCGCCTACGATGGCCTCTTCCGCCGTCGTGCAGCGGGTCACGGCCAGGCCAGTTCCTGCAAGGTTGGCGGCGCATTTTGCGGTGGCGGCGGGGTCGGTGTCGTAGAGCCGCACATGGGTGATGCCTGCGATGGACTGCATGGCCAGCGACTGGAACTCGGATTGCGCGCCATTGCCGATCATGGCCATTGTCGCGGCCCCTTTGGGTGCCAGCGCGCGTGCGACCATGGCCGATGTGGCCGCCGTGCGCAGGGCGGTGAGCATCGTCATTTCCGTCAGCAACACGGGGTAGCCCGTCTCGACATCTGCAAGAAGGCCAAAGGCCGTGACCGTTTGCAGGCCATCGGCGGTGTTCTTAGGGTGACCGTTGACGTATTTGAACCCGTAGGTTTCGCCGTCTGACGTGGGCATCAGTTCGATCACCCCCTCGGCCGAGTGGGAGGCGACGCGGGGCGTCTTGTCGAAACGCTCCCACCGTTTGAAGTCAGCTTCGATGTAGTCGGCCAGCCCGCGCAGCATGTTTGCCACCCCGATATGGTGGATCAGTTGCATCATGTGATCGACGGAGACGAAGGGCACGAGGGCCTTGTCGGAAGGTTCTTGCATTCTCTGTCTCCCTAATAGGCGCGTGTGGGGCGGTCGAAGACGCGGCGGCCAAAGGCGGAGGCCGCGAGGTCCACCATCAGCTGGGCTGTGCGCCCGCGTTCGTCGAGGAAAGGGTTGAGTTCGACAATGTCGAGCGAGGACAGGAGGTCACTGTCGCAGATCATCTCCATCACCAGATGTGCTTCGCGGATTGTGGCGCCGCCAGGGACGGTGGTGCCGACGGCGGGCGCGACCGACGGGTCAAGGAAGTCGACATCGAGCGAGACGTGGAGAAGGCCGTTTGCCTGCGCGACCCGGGCGAGGAAGGCCGCGAGCGGTTTGGCGATGCCGTGTTCGTCGATATGGCGCATGTCGACATAGGTGACGTCGGTGCCTTCGATGGCGGCGCGCTCTTCGGCGTCGACCGACCGCAGACCGAGCATGGCGATTTGGTCGTGGGGGACCGGGTGGTCGATGGGCGGGAAGCTGTCGAACCCGTCGCGGCCTGTGACATAGCCCACGGGCGTGCCATGCAGGTTGCCGGAGGCCGTAGTTGCAGGTGTGTGGTAGTCGGTATGGGCGTCGAGCCAGAGGACGAAGAGCGGGCGGTTGGCCTGTGCTGCGGCGTTTGCCATGCCGCGCACAGTGCCGAGGGCGAGGGCGTGGTCGCCGCCCATGAAGATGGGGATTGTGTTTAGGCTGACCTCGTCGGTGCGATCCGAGAGCGCTTTGGTCCAGGCGATGGTTTCTTGCAGCGCGTGCAGGTGGCTGCCCGTGGTTTCGGTAAAGGTCGCCGGTGTGACATTGCCGCTGTCTGTGACGCTGTGGCCGAGGTCCGACAGGGCCGCATACAGGCCAGCGGTGCGCAGGGCGTCGGGGCCCATCAGGCAGCCTTGGCGCCGCTTGCCGCTGTCCATCGGGACGCCGATCAGGTCGATTGTCTTGGGTTTCATGTCTGTCCTCGTGGTGCTTGGTCGAGATGTCCGTTCAATTGGTGGCATAGACAAGCGGTCAAAGTGGACGTATCGGAACCTGATTGATCAGATCGAAGGGTGAAATGGACGATATTGACAACCGGTTGATTGCGGCCTTGCGCCATGACGCGCGTGCGTCTTTGTCGGACCTGTCGGTTCGGTTGGGCCTGTCGCGCACCACTGTGCGGACGCGGATAGAGAAGTTGCAGGCGCGGGGCGACATCGTGGGCTTTACCGTGGTGCTGAAGGCGGATGTGGCGCGCGACCCGGTGCGTGGACTGATGATGATCGGGATCGAGGGGCGGGGGACCGAACGGATCATTCGCCAGTTGAACGGCATGGTCGAGCTGCGCGAGATCCATTCGACCAATGGGCGCTGGGACGTGATTGTCGAGATCGGGACCGAGACGCTGGAGCAGTTCGATGACGTACTTTTCCGCATCCGGCGTCTGGATGGGGTGGTGGCGAGTGAGACGTCGCTGCTGCTGTCTACGCGGAAGTCGGCCTGACCCGGAGGGCGGCGATCCAGAGACCCGCGATCAGGAGAGACAGGACCATGTTCCAGCCCGCCATGCTGAGGCCCGCGAATTGCCACGCGATCTCGTCACAGCGGATCAGGGGGGCGGCCATGATCTGGTCGAAGAGGGCGTTGGGATCGAGGTTGCCGACGGCGCCTGCGGAGCAGCTTGTCGGCCCTTGCCACCATGCTTGCTCGACGCCCACGTGGTAGCCGCCGATCCCGGCGGTGATCAGGGCGGCGGCGGCGCCGAGGGCGATGAGAACCGGCAGAGGGAGAAAGACCGCCAGCGCGCCCAGCAGGACGGCGGCTACATGCGGGTAGCGCTGCCAGATGCACATCTGGCACGGGGCCAGCCCGCCCAGGTGTTGAAACGCATACGCCCCCACGAGCAGCGCGGCAGACCCACCCGCGGCCAGAATGACGTAGTTTTGTCGTGTCATAGAGCCCCCACGGCCAGAAATCCGCCGATAAGGATCACGACGAACAGAGTGAACATCAAGCCCAGACGCCGTTCGATGAAATCACGAATGGGTGCGCCGAATTTCCACAGAAGGCCCGCGACGATGAAAAAGCGCAGCGCGCGGGCGAGGATCGAGGTGGCCACGAAGGTGGCCAGCGGCATCCCGGTCCAGCCCGACATGATCGTGATGACCTTATAGGGAAACGGCGTGACCCCGGCGGTCAGCACCGCCCAGAATCCGAAATCGTTAAAGCGGGTGTTGAACGCTTCCATCGCATCGGCCTTGCCTAGGCTGGCGAGGATCGGTTGGCCAATGGTCTCGAACGCGAAGGCGCCGATGGCATAGCCCAGAAGTCCGCCGAGGACAGAGGCGATAAGCGCAACGCCCGCGATCAGCCAGGCCCGGCGGGGCGCGGCGAGGATCATGGGGATCATCAGCACGTCCGGTGGGATCGGAAAGACCGAGCTTTCGATGAAGGCCACAAAGGCCAGAACCCACAGCGCCCGAGGGTGGTTGGCCCAGCCCATTGTCCAGTCATACAGTCCGCGTATCATGCGCGGCGGCAGACCACGCGTGCGGCACAAGGTCAAGTCGCTTTGCCCTTGCCCCCGCATCGGCAGTTCGGTATCCGAACATTCTGAGGCCCAAGTGGCGGAATGGTAGACGCAGGGGATTCAAAATCCCCCGCCTTTGCGGGCGTGCCGGTTCGAGTCCGGCCTTGGGTACCAGCCTCATCATTGGATTTAGTTTGAGTATGTGGCGTGCAAATGCCGCAGTCATATCAAGTGCGGCGTTATGTGAAATATGTCGCCTGCATCGATTCGTCCGAGCCCGCGGCCTTGTCCCGTGCTGAGCATCATTCCTTGAATTCTTTCAACATTAGCATCAGTTCGTGAACGTATGTTATTCAGAATGCGGCGAAATCCGGGCAGTTTGACGTAGGGTTAATTGTTTCGGCTTACGAAACCCGACGTTGAATACGATGGTGCGCGAAAAAGCGCCGAAACCGTTTGGGTACAGATGTTTAGGCAATAATACGCGCATACGTAGAAGTATGTAGGGTTAAAGACTTCAACTAAGGGTAGTGACATTGTTCTGTTGTCACCGCGTTTGACTATTCAGATTGCGGCGATACTGACTTTTTTCGGACATTTTTCCCTTTTTTTGGCTCAAACGTGACCGTAAGAACATTCTTGCCCAACTGGGGGGCGATGTCTGTAGGTCATGGGGGCGACCGCACAAGACGCACTGCAAAACGTGCGGGAAATGTGTGTTCGCTGCGTTGCGGAAGCAACCGCTGACACATGCGTGTGTCGGGGTGATGCCCGCCGCGTTTCGGTTCGTGCCGTCATTTCCCTCATTTTTTGGTCAGGTGTGCGTGCGGATCGCCCAGTCGCCGACTGCGTCGCCTCATCTCGGGTGAAGAGTGAGTGAATGATGGAGACGTATCCATGTGCCGATCAACGCACATTGCGGCGCCGCAAGCCTTAGCCGCGCGACCGTTTGCCAAGGGGCGAGGAGCGCCCGTGTCCACTGTTCACTTTGCATTGTTTTCGGTCGCGTTGCGTGCTGCGCGCAACCCAGCCCAGGAGGCTTGACCCATGACTAAATTTATTGACTTCAATTCACTGGCGACCGGCACCGTTGTGAACAACGCATTTTCTGCGGACGGCGTGACCATCTCTGCCGTTGGTGGGTCAAACAAGGCGATGATCTTCAACACCGCGCATCCGACCGGCGGCGATAGCGACCTTCGCACGACCAATCTGGGTAAGGCGCTGATTATTTCCGAGGACGGTGACAGTCATGACCCGGACGACAATGCGGGTGGCGGCAAGATCAGCTTCGTCTTTGACGATCCGGCTTCGGTCAACCGCCTGACATTCCTCGACATTGAGGAAGGCGCGCGGGTCAGGTTCTTTGACGCCGATGGTCATCTGATCACATCGGTCAGCATCCATGACACTGACGACAACGGGCAGTCCATCGTGGATTTTGACGTGGATGGTGTGACGCGCATGGAGGTCGAGCTGCACGGGTCTGGCGCGATCGACAATCTGGTGTTCGACACCACGGGCGACGGCGTGGTCGAGGGCGACAATGACGGCAATCTGATTGATGCTGGATACACGGGCGATCCTGATGGCGACATGATCGACGCGGGCGATGCGCTGCTGCTTGGCGAAGGGCCTGACGACGACATCGTGGACGCGCTGGGTGGGGACGACACGATCAAGTCGGGCGATGCCGATGACGAGGTCTATGCCGGGTCGGGCAATGACAGCGTGTTGGGCGGTGACGGTGACGACGTGATCTATGGCGACAGCAACTATGCTGGACCGGGCGAGGGTGTGTCGACGCGTGAAGTGTTCGAATGGGAGAAATCTCCGTTCGGCGATGGCAATCACCTGGGCAACTTCACCCAGGACACGGGCAATGTTGACGTGTCATTCAAGGTTCTTGGCCAGTCTCACGCCTCGCGCACCATCCAGTCCGATGACGATCAGAACGTATCGAACATTGATGGCGACGGCGCTCGGATTGACGACAACAGCTCGCTTGATAACGTGCTGAACGGCAATGGGAATTCGGCTGAGTATGAGCTGTCCTTCTCGAACCCTGTCGAGGATGTGTCGTTCCGCATCAATGACATCGACGGCGACGGTGTCGTGCGCGTCAAGGCATACAATGCCGCCGGGCAGCAGATTTTTGTCAACCTTGAGGGCGGCAGTGAGTTGACCCTGAAGGACACAGACGGTGTGGCTGGCAATGATACCGCCGACAGCAACGGCGGATATCTAAACGACACGTCCGACGAGTATTCGGTGCTGATCAGCATTCCGGGCCCAGTGGCCCGCATCGTGATCGAGCATGATCAGGACGGCAACAACAACTCGGGCATCAACATCACCGACGTCTATTTCGATGCGCCCATCGTGGATGATGGCGACGCGGGCAACGACGTGCTGCAGGGCGGTGCAGGCGACGACACGATCTTTGGCGAGGACGGTGACGACACACTGAAGGGCGAAGATGACAATGACAGCCTTGTCGGCGGTGGCGGCAATGACCGTCTGGAAGGCGGCAAGGGCAACGACGTGCTGGAGGGGGGCGATGGCCGCGACATCCTGCTGGGTGGCGCTGGCGACGACACCGGCTTTGGTGGCGACGGCAATGACGAGATCTGGATGGGCTCCGGCAACGATCAGGCCGAGGGCGGTTCGGGCAAGGACTGGATCCACGGCCAGACCGGCAATGACACGCTGGACGGCGGTGCCGATGACGACATGGTCTTTGGCGAGGATGGCGATGACGTCATCATTGGTGGAGACGGCGACGACTTGCTCGATGGTGGCGCGGATGCCGACACCATCTTTGGCGGCGCGGGTGACACTGTGGACGGCGGTTCGGGTGGCTTCAATAGCGACCCACTTCTGAACACGGACAGCGATGTGCTGGACCTGACCGGGCAGGGGCCGTTCTTCCTCGACAACGTGACGCCGGACAGCAATGGCAACGGCATCAACGGTACGGTTGTTTTTGTGGACGGCGACGGTAACCCCAACGGGCTGACGCTGACCTTTACCGAGATCGAAGAGGTGATCGGAGAAGAGATCAACCGCGGCCCCGATGCTGTGGATGACACCGCCACCGTGGACGAGGACGGCAGCGTTGATATCAACGTGCTGGCCAATGACAGCGATCCCGATATCGGCGATGTGCTGAGTGTGACCGACGCGTCCTCGCCCGATGGGGATGTGACGATCAATGCCGACGGCACGCTGACCTTTGCGCCGAACGAGAACTTCAACGGCCCGACGACGATCACCTACGCCATTTCTGACGGGAATGGGGGCGAGGACACGGCGACCGTCAATGTCACGGTGAACCCGGTCAATGACGCGCCTGATGCTGTCAATGATACGGCCACGACGGATGAGGACACGCCAGTCACCATCGACGCGCTGGCCAATGACACGGATGTGGACGGCGATGCGCTGACCATCACGGGCGCCTCTGTTCCTGCCGATCAGGGCACCGTGAGCGTTGTGGACAACAAGCTGGTCTACACGCCTGCGCCGAACTTCAATGGCGATGCGACGATCTCCTATTCGATCTCGGACGGGAATGGCGGAACGGATACGGCTGAGGTCAATGTGACGGTCAACCCCGTCAATGATGATCCGGTGGCGGTTGATGATCTGGCCGACACGATGGAAGACGAAGCGGTTGTCATCGACCTGATCGGCAATGACACGGACGTGGATGGCGACACGCTCAGCCTTGCCTCCGTCTCTGTTCCGGCCGAGCAAGGCAGCGTGGTCGACAACGGCGACGGCACGGTCACCTTTACCCCCGCGCCGAATTTCAACGGCACAGCGACCATCGACTACACCGTGTCCGACGGCCAAGGCGGCACGGATGACGGTCAAGCCATCGTCAATGTGGGTGCGGTCAATGACGGGCCCGTGGCGGTGGATGACACGGCGAGCACGGACGAGGACACGCCTGTCACAATCGACGTTCTGGCAAATGACACCGATCTTGATGGTGACGCGCTGACCATCACGGGCGCCACCGTCCCTGCCGATCAGGGCAGCGTCGAGATTGTCGACAACAAGCTGCTTTACACCCCGGCGCCCAACTTCAACGGTGATGTGACGATCAGCTACTCGATCAGCGACGGGCATGGCGGTACAAGCTCTGCCGATGTTGCGGTCACTGTGAACCCGGTGAACGATGACCCGGTGGCCGTGGACGATATCGAGACCACGGACGAAGACGTCGCCGTTGTCGTTGACCTGCTGGGCAACGACACGGATGTGGATGGCGATACACTGAGCCTTGGGTCTGTTTCCGTTGATCCGGCAGAAGGGTCGGTTGTGGACAATGGCGACGGCACGGTCACCTTTACCCCGGCGCTGAACTTCCACGGTCCGGCCACGATCACGTACACCGTCATCGACGGCAATGGTGGTGAGGACACGGGCGAAGCCATCGTGTCGGTGGGGGCTGTGAATGACGGTCCTGTGGCCGAGGATGACGCGGCGACGACCGATGAAGACACGCCTGTCACCATCGACGTGGTGGCCAATGACACTGACGCGGATGGCGATGATCTGACCGTCATCTCGGCTGTGGTTCCGCCCGCGCAGGGCAATGTGGACATCGTGGACAACAAGGTGGTCTTCACGCCCGCCGAGAACTTCAACGGCGATGTGACCATCACCTACACGATTTCGGACGGGAACGGTGGCACGGATGTGGGCGAAGTGGCTGTCACGGTCACGCCGGTCAACGATGCACCCGAAGCCACTGACGATGCAGGCACCACACCGTTCAACACTGGTGTGACCATCAATGTCCTTGCCAACGACACCGATGTGGATGGCGACACGCTGCGCGTGACAGAGGCGACCTCGGCAGATGGCAGCGTCGGCATCAACGCTGACGGCTCACTGACGTTCACGCCAACGGACGGGTTCGAAGGGGATGCGGTGATCAACTATACGATCACGGACGATCAGGGCGGCTTTGACAGTGCCCAAGTCATCGTAACGGTCGAGCCAAACCCGCTGGACGGTATCGTCGAAGGCACCGACGAGGGCGAGTTGATCGACGAGGAGTATGATGGCGACCCGGAAGGCGACAAGGTCGACAGTGGCGATAACATCTTTTCCGATGATCCCGCAGATGAAGACGACGACATCATCGAAGCGGGTGGCGGCAACGACACGATCATTGTCGGTCAGGGTGATGACGTGGTCGACGGTGGTGACGGCGATGACCTGATCGACACCGGCAACGGCGATCTGAAGCCCGATCTCGGCTTCCCCAATGATGATGGCACGCCAGTGCCGGGCTTCCCCTTTGGCTTCCCCGCGGATGACGATCCTGACAATGACCTCGACTTTGTCGATGGTGGGGCAGGTGACGACACGATCAGCACCGGTGATGACGCTGACACGATCATCGGCGGCACCGGCAATGACGTGATTGATGGCGGCATCGACGATGACGAGATTTCGGGCGATGAGGGCACGGACCGGATTGTTGGTGGTGAAGGCAACGACCTGATCAAAGGCGGTGACGGCGACGACACGATCTATGCGGGCAACGACCCCGATCTGGGCTTGGATCAGCTGAACATCGAGGACGATGGGTCAAACCCGTTCTTCCCGGCAGATCCGCGGCCAGACAACGGCATGGACACGGTGTTCGGCGGCGAAGGCAACGACCTGATCTTTGGCGCGGACGACGATGACGAGCTCTATGGCGACGAAGGCAACGAC from Tateyamaria omphalii encodes:
- a CDS encoding cadherin-like domain-containing protein; translated protein: MTKFIDFNSLATGTVVNNAFSADGVTISAVGGSNKAMIFNTAHPTGGDSDLRTTNLGKALIISEDGDSHDPDDNAGGGKISFVFDDPASVNRLTFLDIEEGARVRFFDADGHLITSVSIHDTDDNGQSIVDFDVDGVTRMEVELHGSGAIDNLVFDTTGDGVVEGDNDGNLIDAGYTGDPDGDMIDAGDALLLGEGPDDDIVDALGGDDTIKSGDADDEVYAGSGNDSVLGGDGDDVIYGDSNYAGPGEGVSTREVFEWEKSPFGDGNHLGNFTQDTGNVDVSFKVLGQSHASRTIQSDDDQNVSNIDGDGARIDDNSSLDNVLNGNGNSAEYELSFSNPVEDVSFRINDIDGDGVVRVKAYNAAGQQIFVNLEGGSELTLKDTDGVAGNDTADSNGGYLNDTSDEYSVLISIPGPVARIVIEHDQDGNNNSGINITDVYFDAPIVDDGDAGNDVLQGGAGDDTIFGEDGDDTLKGEDDNDSLVGGGGNDRLEGGKGNDVLEGGDGRDILLGGAGDDTGFGGDGNDEIWMGSGNDQAEGGSGKDWIHGQTGNDTLDGGADDDMVFGEDGDDVIIGGDGDDLLDGGADADTIFGGAGDTVDGGSGGFNSDPLLNTDSDVLDLTGQGPFFLDNVTPDSNGNGINGTVVFVDGDGNPNGLTLTFTEIEEVIGEEINRGPDAVDDTATVDEDGSVDINVLANDSDPDIGDVLSVTDASSPDGDVTINADGTLTFAPNENFNGPTTITYAISDGNGGEDTATVNVTVNPVNDAPDAVNDTATTDEDTPVTIDALANDTDVDGDALTITGASVPADQGTVSVVDNKLVYTPAPNFNGDATISYSISDGNGGTDTAEVNVTVNPVNDDPVAVDDLADTMEDEAVVIDLIGNDTDVDGDTLSLASVSVPAEQGSVVDNGDGTVTFTPAPNFNGTATIDYTVSDGQGGTDDGQAIVNVGAVNDGPVAVDDTASTDEDTPVTIDVLANDTDLDGDALTITGATVPADQGSVEIVDNKLLYTPAPNFNGDVTISYSISDGHGGTSSADVAVTVNPVNDDPVAVDDIETTDEDVAVVVDLLGNDTDVDGDTLSLGSVSVDPAEGSVVDNGDGTVTFTPALNFHGPATITYTVIDGNGGEDTGEAIVSVGAVNDGPVAEDDAATTDEDTPVTIDVVANDTDADGDDLTVISAVVPPAQGNVDIVDNKVVFTPAENFNGDVTITYTISDGNGGTDVGEVAVTVTPVNDAPEATDDAGTTPFNTGVTINVLANDTDVDGDTLRVTEATSADGSVGINADGSLTFTPTDGFEGDAVINYTITDDQGGFDSAQVIVTVEPNPLDGIVEGTDEGELIDEEYDGDPEGDKVDSGDNIFSDDPADEDDDIIEAGGGNDTIIVGQGDDVVDGGDGDDLIDTGNGDLKPDLGFPNDDGTPVPGFPFGFPADDDPDNDLDFVDGGAGDDTISTGDDADTIIGGTGNDVIDGGIDDDEISGDEGTDRIVGGEGNDLIKGGDGDDTIYAGNDPDLGLDQLNIEDDGSNPFFPADPRPDNGMDTVFGGEGNDLIFGADDDDELYGDEGNDTIDGGIDDDLIDGGVGDDSLLGGTGNDTIEGGDGNDFINAGRNADTVDGGDGNDTILGENGADVLSGGDGDDFIDGGTGDDTLNGDGGNDLILGSTGDDVIDGGDGNDTIDGGNGGADIMSGGADRDLFVNVDAGEVVDGGSEGDDFDTLDLRGSAPANGSLEVVFDNPDSDGNGFDGVVNYFDQNGDAVGQLTFTNIEDVIPCFTPGTLIATPTGERRVEDLKPGDRVITRDNGIQEIRWVGHRQMSGEELADAAHLRPVLIRQGALGKGLPERDMLVSPQHRVLVADNKTALYFDESEVLVAAKHLTDMEGIDVVEVSETTYIHVMFDQHEVILSDGAWTESFQPGDMTLGAMGDAQRAEILELFPELETVDGIASYASARRSLKKHEAKLLTQ